The Nocardia vinacea genome contains the following window.
GGTCGTCGCCGTCGTGATGATTCTGCTGAACAGCACGTTGACGATCGTGGCCAATAAGCTGGAGCAGCGGTTGCGCTCGCGCAAGCGGACCAAGGGTGCCGGCGTCGTGGCGGCCGACTCGATTCTGGCCGATGCGACTCCGGGGATGGATATCACGCAGAAGCCGTGAGTCCGTGGCCTAACGGGTCTGAGCGCGCACCTTCGCCCGAATCCAGCTGAGATCGCCAGATTTCGCGGGAACGTGCACGCTCAGACCCATTTCGGGCTGACTCGGCTTTCGCACACGCAGTATCGGGGGCGTGCGGCTGATACCAAGCGCGTGCAGATTCCAGTGTGCAGCGGTTGGGTTATCGTCGCGTCGATCGGGTGAGTGGCGCGCAATCGGTCGCGGTAATCAGGACGAGAGCACTGGTGGCGCGGAGGCTTTCACCCCCTTTTGGGACGGCCGCACACCCGGTATGCGCGGGTGTGCGGCCGTCACAGGGGGTGCGGGAGCCCAGCGTATGCGCGGGGCACGTCGATCAGGTGGTTGGTGATCAGGACGAGTGCACGGTGCTGCGGAGTTCTTCGGTTTCGGAGTGCGAGGCAGCGGTGAAAGTTTCGGCGGGTATTGCGGATTCGGGTGGGTAGGTGGCCGCTGCTACGGCGGTGGCTGCGCGGACGAAGGCCGCTACCGCGGGTGAGTGGCAGTTTTGCGGCCAGGCTATCGCGAGGGCCGTTGGTTTGAGGTCGGCGACAGGGCGGTAGGCGATCCCGGGGCGGGGGTGGCGGCGAGCGACCGAGGTGGGCGGGAACCAGATGATGTTGCCCAGTTCGACCAAGTTGAACAGCTGCGCCAGATCCAGGACCGGACGTGGGGGTTCGGGAGGCGGGGCGAGGCCGTCGCGGTCGGCGGGAGTTCCGTCGGGGAGCGTTCGACCGGCCAGGTCGGCAAGGCACAGGGTGGTCCGGGCGGCGAGCGGATCGGATGCGGCCAGCGCGACCAGGCGGGGTTCGGTGAGCAGCGGTTCGACATCCAGACCACGGTCGTCGAATGGGGTGGCCAGGAGGGCGACATCTGCGCGGCCCTGACGAAGGGCCGGGACCTGCTCGCCCCGACCGCCCAACATCAACTCCACCGGAACTGCCGCGTCCTCGAGGTGATATGTCTCGAAGATCTGTGGCAGGAGTCCGGCGTCGTAGTCGGCTTTGAGCGCGAGCCGTAGCCCCGGTGCGGGCCTGCCGACGTGCCGGGCACGCTCAGCAGCCGCCGCGACGGCATCGAGTGCGGTCCGCGCGTCGCGGAGCAAGGTCTCGCCGGGCGGGGTGAGCACGACGTGTCGGGTGGTGCGCTCGAAAAGTTGAACGCCCAGCTGACGTTCCAGTTCCCGGATCGCCCGCGAGAGGGGTGGTTGCGCCATCCCCAGTCGGTCGGCTGCGCGTCCGAAATGCAGTTCCTCGGCGACGGCCACGAAGTATCGGAGTTGCCGAACCTCCAGATCACTCATATCCCCACGGTATCAACGCTTATCGAATCGGTCCTTCAGGTTCGGTGCCGCGCCGACTTGACTGGCCAGTGCCAAATCACTCGAGCAGAGGTTGTCATGATCGTTGTTACTACCCCTACCGGCGCCATCGGCCGTCAGGTCCTCCCCCATCTCCTCGACCGCGGCGCGCCGGTCCGCGTTATCGTGCGTGATCCAGCACGCCTGCCCGCGCACATCCGCGAGCACGTCGAAGTCGTAACCGGATCGCATAGCGATATTGATGTGGTCACCCAGGCGTTCGCCGACGCCGACGCCGTGTTCTGGTTGCTGCCCCCCGTCCATCGTGGCGCGAGCCTCGAAGCCGCGGTTCTGGACTTCACACGGCCCGCGTGCGAGGCATTCAAGAGTCAGGGTGTCGAGCGAGTGGTCGGAGTCTCATCCATCGGTCGCGGGTCAGCGGTGGTCGGGAACGCCGGACTGGTCACGGCGTCGCTGGCCATGGACGATCTGATTGCGAGTACCGGCGTGAGCTACCGAGCGCTGGCGATGCCCTCGTTCATGGATAATCTGCTTCGCCAAGTCGAAGTAATCAAGACTCAGGGCATATTCTTCGCACCGCTGTCCCCCGATCTGAAACGCCCCACCTGCGCAACCCGCGATATCGCCGCCGTCGCCGCCGAACTGCTGCTCGACGACTCGTGGAGTGGATACGACAGCGTCCCTGTACTCGGCCCAGAGGACTTGTCCAACAACGACATGGCGCAAATCATGTCCGAAGTGCTCGGCCGCCCGATCCGCTTCCAACAAGTCTCCGGCGAGGCCTACAAGACCACAATGCTCGAATCCGGCATGTCCGAGGCCATGGCCCAGGGCATGTACGACATGCTGGAGGCAAAGGAGAACGGCCTCGACAACGCCGAACCCCGCACCCCCCAATCCACAACCCCCACCACCTTCCGCCAATGGTGCGAAGAAGTTCTCACCCCCGCCCTTCAGCTCTAACCACTGAAGCCAGTCCGCAGCCCGAGCCGGCCCCTGTTCACCACGCACACGCGCGGCCGCACATGTGCCTCGAGCAAGAGTCACGTGGGCGACCAAGACCTCACGCAGGTGGGCGGGGCGTGCTGCCAGGCTCAGTCGAGGTCCGGCGTGTCGAACTGGGCCTGTGCGAGTTCGGCTTTCACGACGGTGAAGGCTGTGGATTGGTTGTAGCCGCGGCGGGCGAGCATGGAGACGAGGCGGCGGATCGTTTTGTCGCGGTCCAGGTTTGTGGGCATGGTGCGTAGTTTGCGCCGGACCAGTTCGGTGGCGCGTTGTTCCTCGTCGTCGGCGGTGATGGCGTCGAGGGCGCAGGCGGCGTCGGATTGGGAGACGCCTTTGCGGCGAAGTTCTTGGGCAAGAGCTTGTTTGCCCTTGCCGGAGAATGTGTGGCGGGACTGGACCCATTGTTCCGCGAAGGCGGCATCGTCGATCAGGCCGACCTCGGTGAAGCGGTCCAGGGCGCGTTCGGTGATTTCAGGCGTAAAGCCCTTGGCCGCGAGACGCTGCGCCAGTTCGGCACGGCTGCGGGCGCGGACGGCGAGCAGGCGAAGACACGCCTCCTTCGCCTGCTCGACCGTCCCGCCTTGGGGAGTGCGCTCCACACGGGACCGGTTCGCACCGGTGCCAGTCGAGGACGCACCTTCCTCGGATCCGGCCGCCACCGGATCCGCCCATCGGCCTTCGGAACTCTGTAAGTCAGCCGAGTGGGAGTCGTTGCGCCGGAATTCGTTCCGGCGCCCGCGACCGCGCCGGGACCCAGTCGAGCGCACCCGCTGCGGATCGGGCGCGCTCGACCGAGTTCCCATGATGTCCGAATCGGCCAAACCACCTTCGGCCAACCGGACCCGCCTATCCCCCTGCCCCCTCCCCCGAAACCCCGATCCCTCCGAATCCCCCTCGAGCCACTGGCCCCGGCCCGACTCGTGCTCGTCCGAGTGGAAATCCACAGCCTCCGACTCGATCTCGGACCGCCGACCACGGCTCCGCTGGGAACCACCCGACCGGAGCCCGGCAGCCCCTGCGGACTGCTGGACTCGCCTGGACTCAGGCTCGCCCACCTGGAAACCAGCGGCTTCCGAACCGCCCTCGGACCAGTGCACCCGCCCTGGTTCGGGCTCGCCCGAACCGGATCCGGCGGGGGTTGAGATGGGTGGGCGGCCTGAGGCGGAGAGTAGTTCGTTCAGGCGGTGGCGGGCCTCGGTTACCGGGTCGGGCCGCGTTGTATCGGGTGCGGGCCCGGTGGGGTGTGGGGCTGGGCGCCGAGGGGGCATCGGATCAGAAGTCGGCGGGGACCTCGGCGGCCGCGCCGTCGGCGGTCACGTCGGCGCCGATGCCGAGCTTTTCCTTGATCTTCTTCTCGACCTCGTCGCGGACGTCGGTGTTCTCCAGCAGGAACTTGCGGGCGTTCTCCTTGCCCTGGCCGAGCTGGTCGCCCTCGTAGGTGTACCAGGAGCCGGACTTGCGGATGAAGCCCTGCTCGACACCCATATCGATGAGCGAGCCCTCCTTGGAAATGCCATGGCCGTAGAGGATGTCGAATTCGGCCTGCTTGAACGGCGGCGAGACCTTGTTCTTCACGACCTTCACGCGGGTGCGGTTGCCGACCGCATCGCTGCCGTCCTTGAGCGTCTCGATGCGGCGCACATCCAGGCGCACCGAAGCGTAGAACTTCAACGCCTTACCACCGGTCGTGGTCTCGGGCGAACCGAACATCACACCGATCTTCTCGCGCAGCTGATTGATGAAGATGGCGGTGGTGCCGGAGTTGTTCAGCGCACCGGTCATCTTGCGCAGCGCCTGGCTCATCAGGCGCGCCTGCAGACCAACGTGGCTGTCACCCATCTCGCCCTCGATTTCGGCGCGCGGTACCAGCGCGGCCACCGAGTCGATGACGATGATGTCGATCGCGCCCGAACGCACCAGCATGTCGGCGATTTCCAGCGCCTGCTCACCGGTGTCGGGCTGGGAGACGAGCAGTGCGTCGGTGTCGACGCCCAGCTTGCGGGCGTAGTCGGGATCGAGCGCGTGCTCGGCGTCGATGAAGGCGGCGACACCGCCCGCGGCCTGGGCATTGGCCACCGCGTGCAGTGCGACGGTCGTCTTACCCGAGGACTCCGGGCCGTAGACCTCGACGATGCGGCCGCGCGGCAGACCGCCGATACCGAGCGCCACGTCCAGGGCGATGGATCCGGTCGGGATCACCGAGATGGGCTGGCGGGCCTCCTCGCCGAGACGCATGACCGCGCCCTTGCCGAAGCTCTTCTCGACCTGAGCCAGCGCCAGCTCGAGCGCCTTATCACGGTCGTACGCCTGTGGTGCCATATCCTGATCCCCTTCTCGACGGGTAAGTCTCGTTCTTGGTTGGCGCCCACATTAGAGGGCGGCACCGACAAGTTCTGACGACCAGCCTAGACGAACAGATGTTCGAGTCAAGCGACGCGCCCGACAACACGCGCCGCGAACTTCCCGACCACAGCAACCGCCGCGCTACGGCCGATCGCAGCCCCTTTCTGAGCGCCGAACACCCCCATCACCGCCCCAGCGAAATCCGATCACTGTCCAGCAACGTCTGCGCCTGCTTGTACACCCGCAACGCGGGCGTCACCTCCACATCCGTGATCCCGTCGAGCGCACCCAGCCGCTGCGTGACGTACCGGTAGAGGTGTGCGGTATCGCGGCACATCAACGACGCCATCAGATTGGTCGGCCCCGTGGTCGCGGCAATGAAAACGATCTCCGGATGGGTCGCCATCGCGGTGCCCACGGCCTCGAGATCCGCCGGTCGCGTGCGTAGCCACAGCGCCGCCCGCACGGCGTACCCCATCCGTTCGATCGCGAAATCGAGATCGAAATACAGCACCCGGGATTCGACTAGTTCGGCCATGCGGCGCGCCACTTTCGTCGCGGTCCAACCGATTTCGGTGGCGATCTGGGCGTACGGCGCGCGACCGTCACGACCGAGCAGTGCCAGCATCGCCTCGTCCTGCGCCGAAAGTTCCACCGGCGCTTCCGGTCCCGTATCGGCCCGCCACAGCGGCCGCGGGCCGAGTTCGCGCAGTTGCGCCGCGGTGAACAGGTGCCCGAAATGCGGCCATTCCTCGTCGAGCGGGAAGCGGTGGATCACCTCATGGGCGGTCAGTCCGATCACCTGACTGGCCTGAGGCAACGTCTGCATCAACAACTTGTCGCGCCGCTCGACCGAGCGCGGCCTGCTCACGCACGTCACCTCGGATCCGGTGGACAGCAGGGTGACCCAGCTCAGATCCGGAAAGCGGGCCAGCGATTCGGCCAGCCGCGCCGCCTTGTCCGGAGTGGATCGGAGCCGGATCACCCAGCGCGCATGCCCGAGCGGCACCGTGTTGACCTGCCCCGCCACATGCAGGATGCCGCGCTGCCGCAGCGATCGGTAGCGCCGCGCCACCGTCTGCTCCGAAACCCCGAGGATCGCGCCGAGCTTGGCGAACGGGATGCGCGCATCGGTCACCAGCGCGTGCAGGATCTGCTTCTCGAGGACATCGAGTACGGAGGAATCCGCGCCGTCTTCGGATTGCATAGGAGGAATCTAACGCACATGACCACGTGACTATGTGGATATCAACGCCTGGCGCACCCTGAGTGTCGATATCATTCGAATCGCCTCGGAGGCTCCCGTGAGGAAATGGCTGCCCTTATTCGCCGCGTGCCTGGGCACGCTGATGCTGCTCATCGACGTCACCATCGTCAATGTCGCGCTGCCCGACATCGCCGCCGATCTCGGCACCGGTCTGTCCGGACTGCAGTGGGTAATGGACGGATACGCGCTCGCGCTGGCCGCGCTGCTGCTGGTGCTCGGTTCGCTGGCCGATCGGGTCGGCGCGAAATGCGCCTATCTCGCCGGACTCGTCGTTTTCGCGATCGCATCGCTGATCTGCGGGATCGCCGATACCTCGGCGAGCCTCATTGCGGCGCGCGCACTTCAGGGCATCGGCGGGGCCGCGATGTTTGCGACCACACTGTCGCTGCTGCACTCCACCTACACCGGCCGTGATCGGGGTGTCGCCTTCGGCATCTGGGGTGCGGTGTCGGGTGCGGCGGCCGGAATCGGTGTGGTGCTCGGCGGTGTGCTCACCGAGGCACTGTCTTGGCGGTGGATCTTCTTCGTCAATCTGCCGATCGCGGTACTGGCGATCGTGTTGACCGCCATCGTGTTCCAGCCGTCGCCGCGGCAGGCGGATCGGGTCATCGATGTGCCGGGCATGCTCGCGTTCGCGACCGCCGCGACGGCGGTCACCTACGGCGTCATCCGCGGCGGCGAACACGGCTGGTCCGATGGCCCTACGCTGCTCGCCCTGACGCTCGGCGCGGTCGCACTGCTGGCCTTCGTATTCGTCGAATCCCACAGTGCGGCAGCGATGTTCCCGCTGGCACTGCTCGGCAATCGCAACTTCGGGGCGACCCTTGTCTCCGCGTCCGGCCAGACGTTCGCCGCCTTCGCCGCCACACCCCTGATTTCGCTCTGGCTGCAGCAGCAGTTGCATATGTCACCCATGCACGCCGGACTGGCCATGCTGCCGATGGCGGCGACAGCGTTCGTGGTCGCCGGCGCATTCGGCAAACTGCTGCACGACGTTTCGCCGAAGTGGACGATCGGAGCGGGTCTGGTGCTGGTCGGCATCGGCACCGGCCTGCTCACGATCATCGATACCGAATCATCTTGGGCCGCACTGGTTCCTGGATTCGTGGTGATCGGTGCCGGGATCGGCGTCAACGCACCTGCGCTGGTCGCGGTGGGGATGGCGGCGGTGCCGCCGCAGCAAGGCGGGATCGCCGCGGGCGCGGTGAATACCGCACGACAGCTCGGCCTCGCTCTCGGAGTCGCGGTGCTGGGCACCGTATTCCGCGAAGTCGCCGACGACAGTCACCCGATGACATTGTCGCGGTTCGTGGATGGGTTGGATGCGGCATTCAGTGTCGCGGCCGGAGTCGGAATCGTATTCGGGGTGATCGCATTCGGACTGTTCCACCGTCAGCGACATGCTGCCGATGCCGCGGTTCAGCCCGAGACCGTCGCCGCCTGAGCCCCACCGGCGCGACCATCAGGCATGGCCGGGCACCCCATACACCAACCGGGCACCCGCACGTGGGATGCCCGGTCTGGCAACGGGTGCCCGGTACCTGCCGATTACTGCTGCGGCAGAACGGATTCGTCGCCTTCCGGGCGCAGGCCCGGGATGCGACGGTCGGATTCGTCGATGCGGACATCGTTGATGCTGGCCTCGCGCCGCGACATCAGGCCTTCCGGGGTGAACTCCCACTGCTCATTGCCGTAACTGCGCCACCACTGGCCGGATTCGTCATGCCATTCGTACTGGAAGCGGACCGCGATGCGGTTGCCTTCGAATGCCCAGAGATCCTTACGCAGTGCGTAACCGTTTTCGATGGACCACTTTCGGGTGAGAAATTCGACGATGGCGGCGCGACCGGTGAAGAACTCGTCACGATTGCGCCACACCGAATCCTCGGTGTAGGCGGCGGCGACGCGCTCGGGATCCCTGGTGTTCCAGGCATTCTCGGCGGCGCGCACCTTGGCCTTGGCGGATTCCCGGTCGAATGGTGGCAGCGGAGGTCGCATTTGCAATTCTCTTCTCGGGGATCGGGGTCAGGGGTTGACCGGGGAAAGTTCGGCGGGACCCCAGCGGAGGGGGCCCGCGCCGTGGATTTCGATCACTTCCGTAATGGTGAAGTCGATCGAGCACTGAGCTCCGGCGGTGAAGGTTTCCGGCGCCCAGGACAATTCGGCGGTTCCGGTGAGTTGGAGGGTTCCGCCGGTGGTCCACTCCGGGATCAGGATGCCGCAACGTGGGTTCACCGCGATGTTCCCGAGTGTCATGAACATCGAATTCCCCTGGTAATCCGGCCATCTCAGCCGAGTCGGCGAAAGCACCTGCAGGAAGCCGGGATTCCCGCCACGGTGGGAGGCGTCGGCATTGCCGTCGGTATCCGCGGTGGCGGCGAAGAAGGCGTCCGCCGCGGCGATCAGTGCACGCTGCCGCGCATCGAGTTCCGTGCCGTGCCGGGGCGCTGGTAGGTCGATATCGGGGCGATACGATTCGATTTGCCTGCGCGAGATGTACTTCGGGCAGTTCGAATACACCTGCTCGACGGTAATCCGTAGCCCCGCCTCCGCCGGAGCAGCGAATCCGTTGACGCGCATTCGCCTGCGCCGCTCAGGCTGTAGCGCGATCATGCCGATCCGGGCAGGGCGGGCAAGTGCTTCGTGTAGCGGATCTCCCGCTGCCGGAAATGCATCGATTGCGATCGTCTCGGCATCGACGACGTGCACGAATCCCGGCGACCCGACCACCGCGCCTGCCCACATCCGTCCGTCGAGGTCCGCAGCCGCGATCACGACCATCGGCTGCTCCGCCAGGAAACCCGCCGCGATATCCGGGATGTCGGCACGAATCATCCGTCCCACCCGGTCGGCGATATGCGCCTGGCCCATTCGCTGCTGCACGGCGACCTCGCCCGAATGAAAGTGAGACATCACGGTGTTCAACAGCATCCGGGCTCAGAAGAATCCACACGTCGGGGCGGCACCGCTGGGCGCGGGAGCGGATTCGGCGCCCGTGGGTGCGTAGATCTCGAGGCGGATACCGTCGGGGTCGACGAAGAAGATGCCCCCCGAGGCGACACCCTCGCCATGTGCGACCACCCCGTCGTGGGCGAAGCTCACCGAGAGTTCACGCAGCAGCGCCTCGATCGAACGCACCTGTTCGATGGTGTCGACATGGAACGAAAGATGGTGCAGACCAGGGGTTTCGGTGGAGAACGCGCCGTCGGACTGCTGCCAGAGGGTCAGCACTAGCTTGCCGTTTGCGCCGAGGAAGGCCCACCGCTTTTCGTCGTCGTCGGCGCTGGCCGCGAGCTGCTCGAAACCGAATGCACGGCGATAGAAGTCCACCGATCGGTCCAGGTCGGAGACGTTCAGGCCGATGTGTCCGGTGGCCAGTTCGGGCGCGATGGCTGTGGTCATCGTGATCCTCCTCGGAATTTGTAACCGCTCTAAGCAGATGTACCAGTTAGAACATAACTAGAAGCCGGAAGACAGTCAACCTCTAAAATCTAGTTAACTGGTTAGAACGGCGGTGGTTGCCTTGGCAACGAAAGGAAGATCGTTACCCTCAGGTATGCCCGATCCACGCCCCCACGTCGGTGAACCGCTGGCACTCGACCTGCTGAACACCCGGTGGATCCAGGACGGACCACAGGATCTGCTCACCGATGTCGCAGGCTTGGGCATATGGCTGACCTCAGCCGGACTCGACGCTCGCGCGAATGCCGACGAGCGGACCCTGCAGGCGATACTCGCCGCCCGTACTGCCATCTACGACACCGTGAAACACACCTCACACACCGCGCTCAACGAGATCCTCGACCACGGCCGGATCCGACGCATGCTGACCGACACCGGCCCCGCCGAAATCGTCGACGTACCCGAAACCACCTGGCTCCCCGGCTGGCTCGCCGCCGACAACCTGCTGCGACTACTGGCCGAGGCGCCCGACCGGATCCGCCAGTGCGCCCATCCGGACTGCGTCCTGTTCTTCTACGA
Protein-coding sequences here:
- a CDS encoding LysR family transcriptional regulator; translation: MSDLEVRQLRYFVAVAEELHFGRAADRLGMAQPPLSRAIRELERQLGVQLFERTTRHVVLTPPGETLLRDARTALDAVAAAAERARHVGRPAPGLRLALKADYDAGLLPQIFETYHLEDAAVPVELMLGGRGEQVPALRQGRADVALLATPFDDRGLDVEPLLTEPRLVALAASDPLAARTTLCLADLAGRTLPDGTPADRDGLAPPPEPPRPVLDLAQLFNLVELGNIIWFPPTSVARRHPRPGIAYRPVADLKPTALAIAWPQNCHSPAVAAFVRAATAVAAATYPPESAIPAETFTAASHSETEELRSTVHSS
- a CDS encoding NAD(P)H-binding protein; this translates as MIVVTTPTGAIGRQVLPHLLDRGAPVRVIVRDPARLPAHIREHVEVVTGSHSDIDVVTQAFADADAVFWLLPPVHRGASLEAAVLDFTRPACEAFKSQGVERVVGVSSIGRGSAVVGNAGLVTASLAMDDLIASTGVSYRALAMPSFMDNLLRQVEVIKTQGIFFAPLSPDLKRPTCATRDIAAVAAELLLDDSWSGYDSVPVLGPEDLSNNDMAQIMSEVLGRPIRFQQVSGEAYKTTMLESGMSEAMAQGMYDMLEAKENGLDNAEPRTPQSTTPTTFRQWCEEVLTPALQL
- the recX gene encoding recombination regulator RecX; this translates as MAAGSEEGASSTGTGANRSRVERTPQGGTVEQAKEACLRLLAVRARSRAELAQRLAAKGFTPEITERALDRFTEVGLIDDAAFAEQWVQSRHTFSGKGKQALAQELRRKGVSQSDAACALDAITADDEEQRATELVRRKLRTMPTNLDRDKTIRRLVSMLARRGYNQSTAFTVVKAELAQAQFDTPDLD
- the recA gene encoding recombinase RecA, giving the protein MAPQAYDRDKALELALAQVEKSFGKGAVMRLGEEARQPISVIPTGSIALDVALGIGGLPRGRIVEVYGPESSGKTTVALHAVANAQAAGGVAAFIDAEHALDPDYARKLGVDTDALLVSQPDTGEQALEIADMLVRSGAIDIIVIDSVAALVPRAEIEGEMGDSHVGLQARLMSQALRKMTGALNNSGTTAIFINQLREKIGVMFGSPETTTGGKALKFYASVRLDVRRIETLKDGSDAVGNRTRVKVVKNKVSPPFKQAEFDILYGHGISKEGSLIDMGVEQGFIRKSGSWYTYEGDQLGQGKENARKFLLENTDVRDEVEKKIKEKLGIGADVTADGAAAEVPADF
- a CDS encoding Lrp/AsnC family transcriptional regulator, which produces MQSEDGADSSVLDVLEKQILHALVTDARIPFAKLGAILGVSEQTVARRYRSLRQRGILHVAGQVNTVPLGHARWVIRLRSTPDKAARLAESLARFPDLSWVTLLSTGSEVTCVSRPRSVERRDKLLMQTLPQASQVIGLTAHEVIHRFPLDEEWPHFGHLFTAAQLRELGPRPLWRADTGPEAPVELSAQDEAMLALLGRDGRAPYAQIATEIGWTATKVARRMAELVESRVLYFDLDFAIERMGYAVRAALWLRTRPADLEAVGTAMATHPEIVFIAATTGPTNLMASLMCRDTAHLYRYVTQRLGALDGITDVEVTPALRVYKQAQTLLDSDRISLGR
- a CDS encoding MFS transporter, with the translated sequence MRKWLPLFAACLGTLMLLIDVTIVNVALPDIAADLGTGLSGLQWVMDGYALALAALLLVLGSLADRVGAKCAYLAGLVVFAIASLICGIADTSASLIAARALQGIGGAAMFATTLSLLHSTYTGRDRGVAFGIWGAVSGAAAGIGVVLGGVLTEALSWRWIFFVNLPIAVLAIVLTAIVFQPSPRQADRVIDVPGMLAFATAATAVTYGVIRGGEHGWSDGPTLLALTLGAVALLAFVFVESHSAAAMFPLALLGNRNFGATLVSASGQTFAAFAATPLISLWLQQQLHMSPMHAGLAMLPMAATAFVVAGAFGKLLHDVSPKWTIGAGLVLVGIGTGLLTIIDTESSWAALVPGFVVIGAGIGVNAPALVAVGMAAVPPQQGGIAAGAVNTARQLGLALGVAVLGTVFREVADDSHPMTLSRFVDGLDAAFSVAAGVGIVFGVIAFGLFHRQRHAADAAVQPETVAA
- a CDS encoding nuclear transport factor 2 family protein; translation: MRPPLPPFDRESAKAKVRAAENAWNTRDPERVAAAYTEDSVWRNRDEFFTGRAAIVEFLTRKWSIENGYALRKDLWAFEGNRIAVRFQYEWHDESGQWWRSYGNEQWEFTPEGLMSRREASINDVRIDESDRRIPGLRPEGDESVLPQQ
- a CDS encoding pyridoxamine 5'-phosphate oxidase family protein; this encodes MSHFHSGEVAVQQRMGQAHIADRVGRMIRADIPDIAAGFLAEQPMVVIAAADLDGRMWAGAVVGSPGFVHVVDAETIAIDAFPAAGDPLHEALARPARIGMIALQPERRRRMRVNGFAAPAEAGLRITVEQVYSNCPKYISRRQIESYRPDIDLPAPRHGTELDARQRALIAAADAFFAATADTDGNADASHRGGNPGFLQVLSPTRLRWPDYQGNSMFMTLGNIAVNPRCGILIPEWTTGGTLQLTGTAELSWAPETFTAGAQCSIDFTITEVIEIHGAGPLRWGPAELSPVNP
- a CDS encoding VOC family protein, with protein sequence MTTAIAPELATGHIGLNVSDLDRSVDFYRRAFGFEQLAASADDDEKRWAFLGANGKLVLTLWQQSDGAFSTETPGLHHLSFHVDTIEQVRSIEALLRELSVSFAHDGVVAHGEGVASGGIFFVDPDGIRLEIYAPTGAESAPAPSGAAPTCGFF
- a CDS encoding CGNR zinc finger domain-containing protein, which codes for MPDPRPHVGEPLALDLLNTRWIQDGPQDLLTDVAGLGIWLTSAGLDARANADERTLQAILAARTAIYDTVKHTSHTALNEILDHGRIRRMLTDTGPAEIVDVPETTWLPGWLAADNLLRLLAEAPDRIRQCAHPDCVLFFYDTSKNGTRRWHSMATCGNRTKAARHYAKKA